In Dryocola sp. LX212, the genomic stretch AACAATGTTATCAAGCATCTGTTTTTATTGCGTTTTAACAAATCAGACGTGGGTCTCAAAGATAATCCTTACATTTTGTAATGCTTAGCGGCAGGGCAATTTTTTAAAGGATTATCATGATTACCATCGAGTTTATCGTCATCATTTTATGCCTGCTGGTTGGCACCCGCTTTGGCGGCATGGGGCTGGGGCTTATCAGCGGCATCGGCCTGTTTATCCTGACCTTTATCTTCGGACTGGAGCCGGGCAAGCCGCCGGTCGACGTCATGCTGACCATCCTTGCGGTTATCGGCTGCGCCGCCACGCTGCAAACGGCGGGCGGCCTCAACGTTATGATGCAGTTTGCCGAACGCCTGCTGCGCAGGCACCCTCAGCACATCACCCTGCTCGCCCCCTTCACCACCTGGACGCTGACTTTCCTGTGCGGGACCGGGCACGTGGTGTACACGATGTTCCCGATAATCGGTGATATCGCGCTGAAAAAGGGTATTCGCCCGGAACGGCCGATGGCGGTGGCGTCTGTTGCCTCGCAGATGGCGATCACCGCCTCGCCGGTATCGGTGGCCGTTGTATCGCTGGTCTCCATTCTTGCTGCAGGACACGGGATTGGGCGAGCCTGGGGCATCCTGGAAATTCTTTCCGTGTCGGTGCCGGCCTCGTTGTTTGGCGTGCTGATAGCCGCGCTCTGGAGCCTGCGCCGCGGTAAAGACCTGGCGGACGACGAAGAGTTTCAGGCCAAAATTGCCGACCCTAAACAGCGGGAGTTTATCTACGGCAGCAGCGAAACGCTGATGAACCAGACCTTCCCGAAGCAGGCGTACTGGTCAACATGGATTTTCTTCGCGGGCATTCTGATCGTGGTTCTGCTGGGTGCCGTGCCTCAGCTGCGCCCGGCCTTTGAGGTAAAAGGCGCGCTGAAGCCGCTCTCCATGAACCTGGTGATTCAGATGATGATGCTGATTGCCGGGGCTGTGATGCTGATAGCGTGTAAGGTTAACGCCACAACCATCTCCAACGGGGCGGTGTTTAAAGCGGGCATGGTGGCGATATTCTCGGTGTTCGGCGTGGCGTGGATGAGCGACACCTTTTTCCAGGCGCATCTGGATGAGCTGAAAATG encodes the following:
- a CDS encoding anaerobic C4-dicarboxylate transporter, with product MITIEFIVIILCLLVGTRFGGMGLGLISGIGLFILTFIFGLEPGKPPVDVMLTILAVIGCAATLQTAGGLNVMMQFAERLLRRHPQHITLLAPFTTWTLTFLCGTGHVVYTMFPIIGDIALKKGIRPERPMAVASVASQMAITASPVSVAVVSLVSILAAGHGIGRAWGILEILSVSVPASLFGVLIAALWSLRRGKDLADDEEFQAKIADPKQREFIYGSSETLMNQTFPKQAYWSTWIFFAGILIVVLLGAVPQLRPAFEVKGALKPLSMNLVIQMMMLIAGAVMLIACKVNATTISNGAVFKAGMVAIFSVFGVAWMSDTFFQAHLDELKMALEGVVKSHPWTYALVLFLVSKLVNSQAAALTAVAPMGLMLGVEPKMLIAFFPASYGYFVLPTYPSDLACIGFDRSGTTRIGKFIINHSFILPGLIGVSCACVASYLLVMTFF